A window from Salvia miltiorrhiza cultivar Shanhuang (shh) chromosome 2, IMPLAD_Smil_shh, whole genome shotgun sequence encodes these proteins:
- the LOC131008393 gene encoding protein FAR-RED IMPAIRED RESPONSE 1-like has translation MSKMEGNKYVVDDNIDGLFTVIHDTVTDYFRCTCNMFTRKGFLCSHIFYVLRTLKVAEIPEKYIANRWCKSYMLSTFQATDKMTCPTRNLPIGNDELFKVFSNCIGHVNGDEELRKQLLADFIDVENKFKNLGKHNPMANSKAAMLNEFYGATPPDVPTVLPPAISKTKGSGAGGLRKSNMEKAITLSQKPLRNCKRCNTMAHHDSRNCPTKALPK, from the coding sequence ATGTCGAAGATGGAGGGTAACAAGTATGTTGTCGATGACAACATTGATGGATTATTCACTGTTATTCATGATACAGTTACTGATTATTTCAGATGCACGTGCAATATGTTCACTAGGAAGGGGTTTTTATGCAGCCACATATTTTATGTGCTGAGGACTTTGAAAGTGGCCGAGATTCCCGAGAAATACATTGCTAATCGTTGGTGCAAATCATATATGTTATCTACATTTCAAGCGACAGATAAGATGACATGTCCGACACGCAACCTCCCAATTGGAAATGATGAATTATTCAAAGTTTTCAGCAACTGCATTGGTCACGTTAACGGTGATGAAGAATTAAGGAAACAGTTGTTGGCTGACTTCATTGATGTTGAGAATAAGTTCAAAAATCTTGGAAAACATAATCCTATGGCAAACTCGAAGGCAGCGATGTTGAATGAGTTTTATGGTGCTACACCACCTGATGTGCCAACTGTGCTACCACCTGCTATATCAAAAACAAAAGGTAGTGGAGCAGGTGGTCTTAGAAAATCAAATATGGAGAAGGCGATTACTCTATCACAGAAGCCATTGCGTAATTGCAAAAGATGTAATACTATGGCTCACCACGATTCCAGGAATTGTCCCACTAAGGCGCTACCAAAGTGA
- the LOC131008394 gene encoding protein FAR1-RELATED SEQUENCE 5-like: MSASDVIEESATDVVGEAANTWFPECDDNKKHFVGQIFNDLVKAVKFYSKYAKACGFVSRKSTKSVSDDGTIRSQYVLCNREGSAPNADRLLLADDYCPKKKCKRSSCKVGCEAKIIFQIMSYGRYYVRIFIEGHNHKMVLAGTRHLLPSNRKIEPIHQYFIHAGIKANFGPMRTFRMYAELVGGFDKAGCTSIDFKNYVRDLKVHIVDSDAHMLLDTLKNKKDDCEGFQYFYDVDDENQLSCLIWTDQQSVNNYKNFGEVVSFDATYCTNRYKLIFTPFTGRDNHGKCVSFGAAIISREDMDLYAWVLKKFTECVGKAPRVFMTDQDPGLKKAVAHVWPETHHRFCMWHITIKVAEKLPPNLRDDSEFKTKFGKIVWSDLNEPAVFEENWMNLMNEYELNDNRWFSDMYADRSLWIPAYFRDISMSGLFRTTSMSESENSYFKRFLGKNSNLSVFYMNYDTALDS, translated from the exons ATGTCGGCTTCAG ATGTTATTGaagaatctgcaacagatgtaGTTGGAGAGGCTGCCAATACTTGGTTCCCTGAATGTGATGACAATAAGAAGCACTTCGTTGGTCAGATATTCAATGATTTAGTTAAAGCCGTTAAGTTTTACTCTAAGTATGCAAAAGCTTGTGGTTTTGTATCGCGTAAGAGTACAAAAAGTGTCTCTGACGATGGAACTATTCGCTCACAATATGTGTTGTGCAATAGAGAAGGTTCCGCCCCCAATGCGGATCGATTATTGTTGGCTGACGACTATTGTCCAAAAAAGAAATGTAAGAGATCATCATGTAAGGTTGGTTGTGAGGCCAAAATTATATTTCAGATTATGTCTTATGGTCGTTATTATGTTCGGATATTCATAGAGGGCCATAATCATAAGATGGTATTAGCTGGAACTCGTCATTTATTGCCGAGCAATAGAAAAATCGAACCAATTCACCAATATTTTATCCATGCCGGTATCAAAGCCAACTTTGGACCAATGAGAACATTTCGTATGTATGCGGAACTTGTTGGTGGTTTTGATAAGGCTGGTTGCACTAGTATTGATTTCAAGAACTATGTGAGAGATTTAAAGGTGCATATTGTGGATTCCGATGCTCACATGTTGCTAGATACGTTAAAGAACAAAAAGGATGATTGTGAAGGATTCCAATACTTCTatgatgttgatgatgagaACCAGTTGTCTTGCCTCATATGGACCGACCAACAGTCTGTTAACAACTACAAAAACTTTGGCGAGGTTGTATCGTTCGATGCAACATATTGTACTAACAG gTACAAATTGATTTTTACACCGTTTACTGGTCGGGACAATCATGGAAAATGCGTGTCATTTGGGGCAGCAATCATATCACGTGAAGATATGGATTTATATGCGTGGGTTTTGAAGAAGTTCACTGAATGCGTTGGCAAAGCTCCTCGTGTGTTTATGACTGACCAAGATCCTGGGTTGAAGAAGGCAGTTGCACATGTGTGGCCTGAAACACATCATAGATTTTGTATGTGGCACATCACCAttaaagttgcagagaaattgCCTCCGAACCTAAGGGATGATTCTGAGTTCAAGACTAAGTTTGGCAAGATTGTATGGTCCGACCTTAATGAGCCTGCCGTTTTTGAAGAAAACTGGATGAATTTGATGAACGAATATGAGTTGAATGATAACAGATGGTTCTCTGATATGTATGCCGATCGATCTTTATGGATCCCTGCTTATTTTCGGGATATTAGTATGAGTGGACTTTTTCGGACTACATCAATGTCGGAGAGTGAGAATAGCTATTTCAAACGTTTCTTGGGCAAGAATTCTAATTTGAGTGTGTTCTATATGAACTATGACACTGCTTTGGACTCTTAA